In the genome of Desulfofarcimen acetoxidans DSM 771, one region contains:
- a CDS encoding response regulator transcription factor, with protein sequence MKNIKILIVDNDRNVRDVIKLLLVNEGFTVDESGDGNEALDIFSIHNYSLISLDVMLPGLDGWTVCKKIRERSNIPIIILTARDEEYAKLLGFELGVDDYITKPFSPKEVVARIKAVLKRANIIPLSEESFLKTDKIRINPSTREVYLDDKELKLTPKEYTLLYHFVKYKDQVFTREELLTEVWGYDFYGDLRTVDTHIKQIREKLGEYKKYISTVWGVGYKFKVR encoded by the coding sequence ATGAAAAACATAAAAATATTAATAGTCGATAATGACAGGAATGTCAGAGATGTTATTAAACTTCTTCTCGTAAACGAAGGGTTTACTGTTGATGAGTCCGGAGATGGCAATGAGGCACTGGATATTTTTTCTATTCATAATTATTCACTAATATCGCTGGATGTCATGCTGCCCGGATTAGACGGTTGGACGGTTTGTAAAAAAATAAGAGAACGCTCAAACATTCCCATTATTATATTGACTGCCAGGGATGAAGAATATGCCAAGCTCCTAGGTTTCGAATTAGGGGTAGATGACTATATTACAAAACCCTTCAGCCCCAAAGAAGTTGTGGCCAGAATAAAAGCTGTTCTAAAAAGAGCAAATATAATACCACTTTCAGAAGAAAGCTTTTTAAAAACCGATAAAATAAGGATTAATCCCTCTACCAGAGAGGTATATCTGGATGATAAGGAATTAAAATTAACACCAAAGGAATACACTCTTTTATATCATTTTGTGAAATACAAGGATCAGGTTTTCACTCGGGAAGAATTATTAACCGAAGTATGGGGCTACGACTTCTATGGGGATTTAAGGACAGTAGATACCCATATCAAACAAATAAGAGAAAAATTAGGCGAATACAAGAAATATATCAGTACCGTTTGGGGTGTCGGATATAAGTTTAAAGTTCGGTAA
- a CDS encoding 1,4-dihydroxy-6-naphthoate synthase: MKIVFSPCPNDTFIFHAWVHGLVPGAPELDVALADIDVTNKLAAGPNGPDIIKISFAALPWVLSKYALLPCGGALGRGCGPLVLVANKPCGIINPADLAGRRVAVPAERSTAYLLFRLWLDQHVPGGVGEIIILPFHEIMPAVRDGLVDAGLVIHESRFTYPSFGLTLLVDLGSWWESDTNLPIPLGAIVARRTLDLSAITGWLRESVKYAWAHPEASQEYVLRHAQELSPEVAKAHIRLYVNEFTLNLGEGYGAVISLLSRAAQAGLIPDVNLSKLSLTEL, encoded by the coding sequence GTGAAAATTGTTTTTTCTCCCTGTCCCAATGACACCTTTATCTTTCATGCCTGGGTGCACGGGCTGGTGCCGGGTGCGCCGGAGCTTGACGTTGCTCTTGCGGACATTGATGTGACAAACAAACTGGCAGCCGGTCCGAACGGGCCGGACATTATTAAAATATCCTTTGCCGCATTGCCGTGGGTATTATCAAAATACGCGCTTTTGCCATGCGGGGGTGCGCTGGGCAGAGGTTGCGGGCCGCTGGTATTAGTGGCAAACAAACCCTGCGGCATAATAAACCCGGCAGACCTGGCCGGTCGGCGTGTGGCAGTACCGGCTGAGCGCTCAACAGCATATTTGCTTTTTCGCCTGTGGCTGGATCAACATGTCCCGGGAGGTGTAGGTGAAATTATAATTTTGCCTTTTCATGAAATTATGCCGGCAGTCCGTGACGGTTTGGTTGACGCGGGCTTGGTAATCCATGAGTCACGTTTTACCTATCCTTCGTTTGGGCTGACTCTTTTAGTTGACCTGGGCAGTTGGTGGGAATCCGACACTAACCTGCCTATCCCGCTGGGAGCAATCGTTGCCCGTCGAACCCTGGATTTAAGTGCTATTACAGGCTGGCTTAGGGAATCAGTTAAATATGCCTGGGCACACCCGGAAGCTTCTCAGGAGTATGTGCTGAGACATGCCCAAGAGCTATCACCTGAAGTAGCTAAAGCGCATATCCGGCTTTATGTTAATGAATTCACTCTAAATTTAGGTGAGGGCTATGGGGCTGTAATCAGCTTGCTCAGCCGGGCCGCGCAAGCAGGTTTAATCCCTGATGTGAACTTATCGAAGCTTTCTCTTACCGAACTTTAA
- a CDS encoding futalosine hydrolase — MNFNHGQIKNIVNYDQADKIRRALIMTAVPAEREAVLRGLKNDRRADVMLAGVGPVSAAVKTVKILSAANDKYDLVVCLGIGGGFPGKAEVGSLVAANEIIAADLGVETSVGFSSLDELGFGCTRIRVEASLLKDLQETLLAANLPLQIGPVLTVSTVTGTVESAAALVGRVPEAAAEAMEGYGVALAARELGLPILELRAVSNLVGPRDRASWRIKEALEVLEAASSVLLEVLA; from the coding sequence ATGAATTTTAATCATGGGCAAATAAAGAACATTGTCAATTATGATCAGGCGGATAAAATAAGACGGGCCTTGATAATGACAGCGGTACCGGCAGAGAGGGAAGCGGTGCTGCGTGGACTGAAAAACGACAGGAGAGCCGATGTAATGCTGGCCGGTGTTGGCCCGGTATCCGCCGCTGTTAAGACAGTAAAGATTCTGTCAGCTGCAAATGATAAATACGATTTGGTCGTTTGTCTGGGTATCGGTGGAGGTTTTCCCGGCAAGGCTGAGGTAGGTTCACTGGTGGCAGCAAACGAAATCATAGCTGCCGATTTGGGAGTGGAGACTTCTGTGGGTTTCAGCAGCTTGGATGAGTTAGGCTTTGGCTGCACACGTATCCGGGTCGAGGCAAGCCTGCTGAAAGACCTGCAAGAGACACTGCTGGCGGCTAATTTGCCTTTACAGATCGGGCCTGTGCTCACTGTGTCAACAGTTACCGGCACGGTTGAAAGTGCGGCGGCGCTGGTTGGCCGGGTACCCGAGGCTGCTGCTGAGGCTATGGAGGGTTATGGTGTGGCCCTGGCAGCCCGTGAATTAGGTTTGCCTATTCTGGAACTGCGTGCTGTCTCAAACCTGGTCGGACCGCGCGATCGCGCCTCCTGGCGGATCAAAGAGGCTCTCGAAGTATTAGAAGCAGCCAGTTCAGTATTATTGGAGGTTTTAGCGTGA
- a CDS encoding M48 family metallopeptidase, giving the protein MKQRKFLTGLSGDIEINIERKNVKSIRLKVFPTGCIMLSAPVGVSDEWINDYLDSKTGWIEKSLHYFKDTGVNGFETIIRSGISTRILGRQKRIIINEGRSCKIEQKEDIILIQSPNLENKQVLQKQFERWWHKQSKLYFLLTIDRLYPVIAKHGINKPDLQVRKMKTLWGSCSRTRGRINLNYYLYKASPPCIDYVVLHELIHFLYPNHNKDFYEFLTVHMPDWRERKRILDHEIVKELGYSGS; this is encoded by the coding sequence ATGAAACAGAGAAAATTCTTGACGGGGTTATCGGGTGATATTGAAATAAATATTGAACGAAAAAATGTAAAAAGTATCCGTCTTAAGGTTTTTCCTACCGGATGTATTATGCTGTCCGCACCTGTGGGGGTGTCGGATGAATGGATAAATGACTACCTCGACAGCAAAACCGGATGGATTGAAAAATCTTTGCATTACTTTAAAGATACCGGGGTTAATGGGTTTGAAACTATAATACGCAGTGGAATATCAACACGTATATTGGGAAGGCAAAAAAGGATCATCATCAATGAAGGAAGGAGTTGTAAAATCGAGCAAAAGGAAGACATCATACTTATACAGTCGCCTAACTTGGAGAATAAACAGGTTCTGCAAAAACAATTTGAGCGATGGTGGCATAAACAGAGTAAATTATATTTTTTATTGACTATAGATCGCTTATATCCGGTTATTGCAAAACATGGTATCAATAAGCCTGACCTTCAAGTCAGAAAAATGAAAACTCTGTGGGGCAGCTGCTCCAGAACACGCGGTAGAATCAATCTGAACTACTATTTGTATAAAGCCTCACCGCCTTGCATAGATTATGTGGTTTTACATGAGCTTATACACTTTCTCTATCCTAACCATAATAAGGATTTTTATGAATTTCTGACCGTCCATATGCCGGATTGGAGAGAGCGCAAGAGAATTCTCGATCACGAAATTGTAAAGGAATTGGGCTATTCAGGGTCTTAG
- a CDS encoding type I restriction endonuclease subunit R — protein MPDHTIFDERPESQERAIKVLEKLGYQYVPRSRAEIFRGRLSHVLFPDVLREFMHRQSFVYRGKQTPFSERSIGKAIKDIDVPLISGLMSAGKNIYDMLISGNSYEEELFDGGRQSFDLKFIDWEHPENNLWQVTDEFSVERADGKYVWPDIVLLVNGLPLVVIECKKSGIDVEKGVAQNTRNWQPDYIPHLFKYAQIIMAMNLNTVKYGTCGTTAEHFSVWREKNYQWQQEKCSNVSPDGKVTAQDRTIVSILSKERLLELMRYFILYDNNVKKIARYQQFFAVQATMKRIKGEDNKGARGGVIWHSQGSGKSLTMVMLVKKIIADPDIGNPRFVLVNDRVNLDKQLRDNFARTQLRPVRASTGKGLIDLLRDKSETIITTLVHKFYTAAKKRVKIEDDNIFLLVDESHRSHSSELHDFMIDVLPNAIKIGFTGTPLLKKHKLNTYAQFGPLIDSYPITRAVEDGVIVPLVYEGRIIPQDVTSEKIDDYLKYIIAPLNHERQEDMKRKWSRLLPLAQTRQRIDMVAFDIHEHFISYAGPKGFKAMIAASSRPAAIDLHRSIKKLGGIKTAVVISPENVKEGDELTGENKEKIRSFFKEEVEPLFGHNYEEYGEWAKNSFIGGEDVDMLIVKDMLLTGFDAPVAAVLYVDKPMREHALLQALARVNRVYPGKDFGLIVDYWGIFSKLNTAMDMYADEKSGMDGYDQADIENAILGAVDQKRKLERAHSELRLVFEGKDFDRNSSDGWQSALADSDLRKVFYEKLSVFSRLLDLAMGSYAFYSAIGYDRIQQYKRDLLHFQKLRGAVLLRYNEKVDFSKYEDGIRSLLNNFVLSEPSRIIVEPVSIHDTEGMKAQLEKLDSKAAKGDAIRTRMDKELETCRYDDPLLYKRFFAQVQETLEVYKASRNDDVYFFEMEKMADDFKKGYTGHHYPACIDNDSDAKAFYGIIQSIIAEVIYDITPEIDEGMGQLAIEVKNAICSRAKVDWRHNVAVHKDMEQALDDLIWDFAEQYQIKLSVEKIDLMLEELRKTAISRY, from the coding sequence ATGCCCGACCATACCATATTTGACGAACGCCCTGAAAGTCAGGAGAGGGCAATTAAAGTATTGGAAAAGTTAGGCTATCAGTATGTACCCCGGTCACGGGCAGAAATTTTTCGAGGACGGCTTTCTCATGTTTTATTTCCTGATGTTTTGCGAGAGTTTATGCACCGGCAGTCTTTCGTTTATAGAGGAAAGCAAACGCCTTTTTCCGAACGTTCTATCGGCAAGGCCATTAAGGATATCGACGTGCCGCTTATTTCCGGGTTGATGTCGGCCGGCAAAAACATCTATGATATGCTTATTTCCGGCAACAGCTATGAGGAGGAATTATTTGATGGAGGCCGTCAGTCTTTTGATCTAAAGTTTATTGACTGGGAACATCCGGAAAACAATCTATGGCAGGTGACAGATGAATTTTCAGTGGAGCGGGCGGATGGCAAATATGTGTGGCCGGATATAGTGCTGCTTGTCAATGGTCTTCCTCTGGTGGTGATCGAGTGCAAAAAATCCGGTATTGATGTGGAAAAAGGAGTTGCTCAAAATACACGCAACTGGCAACCCGACTATATTCCCCATCTGTTTAAATATGCGCAAATCATTATGGCCATGAATCTAAACACTGTAAAATATGGAACTTGTGGTACGACTGCTGAGCATTTTAGCGTCTGGCGGGAAAAAAATTATCAATGGCAGCAGGAAAAATGCAGCAATGTCAGCCCTGACGGCAAAGTCACTGCACAGGACAGAACTATTGTTTCCATACTCTCCAAAGAGAGATTGCTGGAATTGATGCGTTATTTTATCCTATATGACAATAATGTCAAGAAAATTGCCCGCTATCAACAGTTTTTTGCTGTACAGGCAACCATGAAACGTATAAAGGGGGAAGATAACAAAGGTGCAAGGGGTGGTGTGATCTGGCACAGCCAGGGCAGCGGTAAATCTCTCACCATGGTGATGCTGGTTAAAAAAATAATAGCTGACCCGGATATCGGAAATCCTCGTTTTGTGCTTGTCAATGATCGGGTCAATCTGGATAAGCAGCTGAGGGACAACTTTGCCAGAACTCAGCTCAGACCGGTCCGGGCCAGTACAGGCAAGGGTCTGATTGATTTGTTAAGGGACAAAAGTGAAACTATAATTACTACTCTTGTACATAAATTTTATACAGCAGCAAAAAAGAGAGTCAAGATTGAAGATGACAATATTTTTTTGCTGGTGGACGAAAGCCATCGCTCACACTCAAGTGAACTTCATGACTTTATGATTGATGTTCTGCCTAATGCTATAAAAATAGGTTTTACCGGCACGCCGCTGCTTAAGAAACACAAATTAAATACCTATGCGCAGTTTGGACCGCTTATTGACAGTTACCCTATTACCAGGGCTGTTGAAGACGGTGTTATTGTTCCTCTTGTCTATGAGGGCAGGATTATTCCACAAGATGTGACGAGTGAGAAGATTGATGATTATCTCAAATATATTATTGCGCCGCTGAATCACGAGCGGCAGGAAGATATGAAGCGCAAATGGAGCCGTCTTTTACCTCTGGCTCAAACTCGTCAACGCATAGACATGGTGGCTTTTGACATTCATGAGCACTTTATAAGTTATGCCGGGCCTAAGGGATTCAAGGCTATGATTGCAGCATCATCTCGTCCGGCAGCTATTGACCTGCATAGATCGATAAAGAAACTTGGCGGGATAAAAACAGCGGTGGTGATATCGCCCGAAAATGTTAAAGAAGGTGATGAGCTTACCGGTGAAAATAAAGAAAAAATAAGATCCTTTTTCAAGGAAGAGGTGGAGCCTCTCTTTGGACATAACTATGAGGAATATGGTGAATGGGCTAAAAACAGCTTCATTGGTGGTGAAGATGTGGATATGCTTATTGTCAAGGATATGTTGCTAACCGGCTTTGACGCGCCGGTTGCTGCTGTGCTGTATGTGGATAAACCCATGAGGGAGCATGCTTTGTTGCAGGCCCTTGCCCGCGTTAACCGCGTTTATCCGGGCAAAGACTTCGGGCTCATCGTGGATTATTGGGGTATTTTTAGCAAGCTTAATACTGCCATGGATATGTATGCGGATGAGAAATCCGGTATGGACGGATATGATCAGGCGGATATTGAAAATGCTATTCTTGGTGCCGTTGATCAAAAACGCAAGCTGGAAAGGGCGCACAGTGAATTGCGGCTTGTTTTTGAGGGAAAGGATTTTGATCGAAACAGTTCCGATGGTTGGCAAAGTGCATTGGCAGATAGTGACTTGAGAAAAGTTTTTTATGAAAAGCTTTCAGTATTTTCCCGCCTGCTGGATTTGGCCATGGGAAGCTATGCTTTCTATAGCGCCATTGGTTATGACCGTATTCAGCAATACAAGCGGGATTTGCTTCATTTCCAAAAGCTTCGCGGGGCGGTCTTGCTTCGTTATAATGAAAAAGTAGATTTTAGTAAATATGAAGACGGTATTCGCAGCCTGTTGAATAATTTTGTGCTTTCCGAACCAAGCCGGATTATTGTTGAACCTGTTTCTATTCATGATACCGAAGGGATGAAAGCGCAGCTTGAGAAGCTGGATAGCAAAGCCGCCAAAGGGGATGCCATTCGTACGCGTATGGACAAAGAGCTGGAAACCTGTCGTTATGATGACCCTTTACTATATAAGAGGTTTTTTGCGCAGGTCCAAGAAACCCTGGAAGTATACAAAGCCTCAAGAAATGATGATGTTTATTTCTTTGAAATGGAGAAAATGGCGGATGATTTTAAAAAAGGCTATACCGGCCATCACTACCCTGCGTGTATTGATAATGACAGTGATGCGAAAGCTTTTTATGGCATAATTCAGAGTATCATTGCTGAAGTCATATATGATATAACGCCGGAAATAGATGAGGGCATGGGGCAACTGGCCATTGAGGTCAAAAATGCCATTTGCAGTCGTGCAAAGGTGGATTGGCGTCATAATGTTGCTGTGCACAAAGACATGGAACAAGCTCTTGATGATCTGATTTGGGATTTTGCCGAGCAATATCAAATAAAATTATCCGTTGAAAAAATCGATCTCATGCTGGAAGAACTAAGAAAAACAGCAATTAGCAGGTATTAG
- a CDS encoding restriction endonuclease subunit S gives MNGKYMLYDGDVVFADASEDYDGTCKYVVVKNKDNMPFIAGLHTIIAHPKNDSISDEYKQYCFCSLNVRKQFALCANGISVYGISKSSIEKISFPLPPLPEQTAIANILSTADKEIDLHEKHLAELKKQKKALMQQLLTGIVRVNTEKVI, from the coding sequence TTGAATGGCAAATATATGTTATATGATGGTGATGTTGTGTTTGCAGATGCATCCGAAGATTATGACGGAACATGTAAATATGTTGTGGTAAAAAACAAAGATAACATGCCGTTCATAGCCGGTCTTCATACAATAATTGCTCATCCGAAGAACGATTCGATCTCTGATGAGTATAAGCAATATTGTTTTTGTAGTTTAAATGTAAGAAAACAATTTGCACTTTGTGCAAACGGGATTTCTGTGTACGGGATTAGTAAAAGCAGTATTGAGAAGATATCATTCCCGCTCCCGCCCCTCCCGGAACAAACTGCTATAGCCAATATCCTATCTACGGCAGACAAAGAAATTGACCTGCACGAAAAGCATCTGGCGGAACTCAAAAAGCAAAAAAAAGCTTTGATGCAGCAGCTGCTGACCGGTATTGTGAGAGTCAACACGGAGAAGGTGATTTAA